Proteins from a single region of Gemmatimonadaceae bacterium:
- a CDS encoding type II toxin-antitoxin system RelB/DinJ family antitoxin, with protein MAKSATVRARVAPQLKNRAERVLEKLGLSATTAITLYYEQIVRRRAIPFDVALPNATTRRAMRDAETARGLSTARDVRSLRARLEADG; from the coding sequence ATGGCGAAGTCGGCGACCGTACGCGCCCGTGTGGCGCCCCAGTTGAAGAACCGCGCCGAGCGAGTGCTCGAGAAGCTCGGACTTTCCGCGACGACAGCGATCACGCTGTACTACGAGCAGATCGTGCGCCGCCGGGCAATCCCCTTTGACGTCGCCCTGCCGAACGCGACGACGCGCCGGGCGATGCGTGACGCCGAAACGGCGCGCGGTCTCTCTACAGCGCGCGACGTTAGGTCGCTTCGCGCGCGGCTTGAGGCCGATGGGTAG